The genomic interval GTTGTTGTAAATTTCATTAGTAAAATCGCAAATAGAAAAAACACTCGCATCTTCATTGCTATGCGTACTTGAAAGCAAACGTTCATCATTATCTATCAAGTTTGCGACATTTTGGTTAAGATCCGCCGGATCCAGTTTCGCCGCACAACCTGCTGATTTAATAAATTTCGTCAGGTTAAAATCGCGGTATTTCAAAGTTTTAGAACCTCATTTTGAGTTAAAATTTCCATTATTTCATATGCATTCGACATTTTTCCGATTGAAAGTTTATCAACCAGTTTATAGGCTTCAAGGCAACTTCCGCAGCTTAAAATTTCAATTCCGATTGATTCTAAATCTTTTAAAACCGGATAACATGCATGGGCCCTGTTTGTAGTCATAAAAACCGCATTATTTACACAGATAATTGTTTTTGGCGGATTTGTGAGATTCTTTATCGTTCCTAAAAATTTTGCAAGCAGACTTTTGCCGACTTCACCGCTACCGCAACTTTCTTCATTTAAAAAAATCACTTTTTTAACGTTTTTTACGCCACTGTCGCAAACTGCGAAATCGATATTTTCATCTTCCAATTCGTCCATTTTTGTAGTTTTTATACAAAATTCTCCACCGTCAAGTTCGCTAACTTCAAATTTCATCGAATTTGTATTTAAAAAACGTGAGATATTTTCAAGGCTTGTTTTAGAATTTACTAAAATTTCTAAATTTTGCCCTATTTTAAGACTTTTTAGTGTTTCCTTTGTTTTTATGACAGGTTTTGGGCACTCCAAATTTCTACAATCTATTTGCATAATTTTCCTTTAATTTTTTGTTCTTCGAACCTCGAAGCTGACGCATAAATTACTGATTTTAAGCTAAATATTTATTTTCGAAT from Campylobacter hominis ATCC BAA-381 carries:
- the yedF gene encoding sulfurtransferase-like selenium metabolism protein YedF produces the protein MQIDCRNLECPKPVIKTKETLKSLKIGQNLEILVNSKTSLENISRFLNTNSMKFEVSELDGGEFCIKTTKMDELEDENIDFAVCDSGVKNVKKVIFLNEESCGSGEVGKSLLAKFLGTIKNLTNPPKTIICVNNAVFMTTNRAHACYPVLKDLESIGIEILSCGSCLEAYKLVDKLSIGKMSNAYEIMEILTQNEVLKL